A window of Campylobacter lari subsp. lari contains these coding sequences:
- a CDS encoding RNA-binding S4 domain-containing protein encodes MRIDKFLNVVNITKRRAISEDMCKSGVVSINNQVVKASKDVKIGDEISIKFIEHTDTYKVLDIPTTKSIPKAMQEKYVVKIK; translated from the coding sequence ATGAGAATAGATAAGTTTTTAAATGTAGTAAATATAACAAAGCGTCGCGCTATTTCAGAAGATATGTGTAAAAGCGGGGTTGTAAGTATTAATAATCAAGTAGTTAAAGCTAGTAAAGATGTAAAAATTGGCGATGAAATTAGTATTAAATTTATAGAGCATACTGATACATACAAAGTACTTGATATACCAACTACCAAAAGCATACCCAAAGCTATGCAAGAAAAATATGTGGTAAAAATTAAATGA
- the cysE gene encoding serine O-acetyltransferase: MSIFKLIKEDFSMPKQKDPAYRSCVELVFNYPGVWAVVNYRFAHFFYIKNYKRIARMISGISQFLTGVDLHPGAKLGRRIFIDHAIGVVVGETAIIGNDVIIYQGVTLGGTSLDKHTKRHPTIEDGVVIGSGAKILGNITIGKNAKIGSNAVVLKDVEANLTAIGIPAYIKEHGKIDYEEKIAKLEAKLAILEEKLNKEDK, translated from the coding sequence ATGAGTATTTTCAAACTAATCAAAGAAGATTTTTCTATGCCAAAGCAAAAAGATCCTGCATATAGATCTTGCGTGGAATTAGTTTTTAACTATCCTGGTGTTTGGGCTGTGGTAAATTATCGCTTTGCGCATTTTTTTTATATAAAAAACTATAAACGCATAGCAAGAATGATTAGTGGAATTTCTCAGTTTTTAACAGGGGTTGATTTGCATCCTGGAGCTAAGCTAGGTAGGAGAATATTTATAGATCATGCAATAGGTGTTGTAGTAGGTGAAACAGCTATAATTGGTAATGATGTGATTATTTATCAAGGAGTAACCTTAGGTGGCACAAGTTTAGATAAACACACCAAAAGACACCCTACTATAGAAGATGGCGTAGTAATAGGATCTGGTGCTAAAATTTTAGGCAATATTACCATAGGTAAAAATGCAAAAATAGGTTCAAATGCAGTTGTATTAAAAGATGTTGAGGCAAATTTAACAGCTATTGGTATACCTGCTTATATTAAAGAACATGGTAAGATTGATTATGAAGAAAAAATCGCTAAATTAGAAGCAAAGCTTGCTATTTTAGAAGAAAAGCTAAATAAAGAGGATAAATGA
- a CDS encoding UDP-N-acetylglucosamine--N-acetylmuramyl-(pentapeptide) pyrophosphoryl-undecaprenol N-acetylglucosamine transferase produces MIAITGGGTGGHLAIARCLLQSAKKQGLECIYIGSENGQDKLWFEQELAFHQRYFLSSSGVVNKKGLSKISSFMHIIKLALNVKKILKKHEVKAVFSVGGYSSAPASFAALMANIPLLIHEQNSKIGSLNLLLKPFSKAFFTAFDDQIDKKNTFFCPYPINEVFIQKARIRQELKSIIFLGGSQGAKFINDLALKNALYFKEKGINIIHQCGKSDYKRCKSAYESMQIKVDLFDFDKNIIEKISKADLAVSRSGASSLFELSANKLPCIFIPYPYAAKNHQYFNALYLKERNLCEILTQDREDGFIDIINNFPLKQISSRLCEIENKNGADFMLYKAKELGII; encoded by the coding sequence ATGATAGCAATTACAGGCGGAGGCACAGGTGGGCATTTAGCCATTGCAAGATGCTTATTACAAAGTGCTAAAAAACAAGGTTTAGAGTGTATTTATATAGGAAGTGAAAATGGTCAAGATAAACTTTGGTTTGAGCAAGAATTAGCTTTTCATCAAAGGTATTTTTTAAGTAGTTCAGGCGTGGTAAATAAAAAAGGTTTATCTAAAATTAGCTCATTTATGCATATTATAAAATTAGCACTAAATGTAAAAAAAATTCTTAAAAAACATGAAGTTAAAGCTGTTTTTAGCGTGGGTGGATACAGCAGTGCGCCAGCTTCTTTTGCTGCTTTAATGGCAAATATCCCACTTTTAATCCATGAGCAAAATTCTAAAATAGGAAGTTTAAATTTACTTTTAAAGCCTTTTTCTAAAGCTTTTTTTACTGCATTTGATGATCAAATTGATAAAAAAAATACTTTCTTTTGTCCTTATCCTATTAATGAAGTTTTTATCCAAAAAGCAAGAATTAGGCAAGAATTAAAAAGCATTATTTTTCTAGGTGGTTCACAGGGGGCTAAATTTATTAACGATCTTGCTTTAAAAAATGCTTTATATTTTAAAGAAAAAGGTATAAATATCATTCATCAATGTGGCAAGAGTGATTATAAAAGATGTAAGAGTGCTTATGAGAGTATGCAAATTAAAGTTGATTTATTTGATTTTGATAAAAATATTATAGAAAAAATTTCAAAAGCTGATTTAGCTGTGTCAAGATCTGGAGCTAGTTCTTTGTTTGAACTTAGCGCAAACAAACTTCCTTGCATATTTATCCCCTACCCTTATGCAGCTAAAAATCATCAATATTTTAATGCTTTATATTTAAAAGAGCGTAATTTGTGTGAGATTTTAACTCAAGATCGCGAAGATGGTTTTATAGATATAATTAATAACTTTCCATTAAAACAAATTTCATCAAGACTTTGTGAAATTGAAAATAAAAATGGAGCTGATTTTATGCTTTATAAGGCTAAAGAATTAGGAATTATTTAA
- a CDS encoding RNA polymerase factor sigma-54, whose translation MLRQKTSLAQKAKLSQTLRSWLPILQANIEDLKENLEEFAKENPFIEIKENSNITNNQNKYYQEYFSKSTTTQMIDAKSLDNKNVYELLNEQIIPPLFPTKKSQLIAEKIIECLNHEGYFEYDEELFAQFDPLEVEKIRQRFKFLDPIGVGAKDNQEAYMFALEHFDLDDELYEFCKSLIQNLENAKEFTKDPLYKNAISIIKKISIPPFLEYFEESMAIIPDIYIYQENGEIKIKINDEYYPEIAFEADGLDHEFLSAYLKDAKNLIDALAMRKATLYKLGLMIIEYQYDFFMGGDIKPMQLKDLAQDLERNASTISRAISNKYLSCDRGLIPLKSFFTTAVDDGETSNATIKDFLSNLIKKENPKKPLSDLKILELTQKEFPSVQLGRRTITKYRMQLGIGSSSERKKLYELM comes from the coding sequence ATGCTTAGACAAAAAACTTCTTTAGCTCAAAAAGCAAAATTATCACAAACTTTAAGATCTTGGTTGCCAATTTTACAAGCTAATATAGAAGATTTAAAAGAAAACTTAGAAGAATTTGCCAAAGAAAATCCTTTTATAGAAATCAAAGAAAACTCAAACATTACCAATAATCAAAACAAATATTATCAAGAATATTTTAGCAAAAGCACAACAACTCAAATGATTGATGCCAAAAGCTTAGATAATAAAAATGTCTATGAGCTTTTAAACGAGCAAATCATACCACCATTATTTCCAACTAAAAAATCCCAACTCATAGCTGAAAAAATCATAGAATGTCTAAATCATGAGGGCTATTTTGAATACGATGAAGAACTTTTTGCACAATTTGATCCTTTAGAAGTTGAAAAAATAAGACAAAGATTTAAATTTCTTGATCCAATAGGAGTAGGAGCAAAAGATAATCAAGAAGCTTATATGTTTGCACTAGAACATTTTGATTTAGACGATGAGCTTTATGAATTTTGCAAAAGTTTAATACAAAATTTAGAAAATGCAAAAGAATTTACTAAAGATCCTTTATACAAAAACGCTATTTCTATTATTAAAAAAATTTCCATACCACCATTTTTAGAATATTTTGAAGAAAGCATGGCTATCATCCCTGATATTTATATTTATCAAGAAAATGGCGAGATTAAAATAAAAATTAATGATGAATATTATCCTGAAATTGCTTTTGAAGCAGATGGGCTTGATCATGAGTTTTTAAGTGCTTATTTAAAAGATGCTAAAAATTTAATCGATGCTTTAGCGATGAGAAAAGCTACTCTTTATAAACTAGGGCTTATGATTATAGAATATCAATATGATTTTTTCATGGGTGGAGATATTAAACCTATGCAACTTAAAGATTTAGCGCAAGATTTAGAAAGAAATGCTTCAACCATCTCAAGGGCTATTTCTAATAAATATCTAAGTTGCGATAGAGGCTTAATACCTTTAAAATCATTTTTCACAACAGCCGTTGATGATGGAGAAACATCTAATGCAACGATAAAAGATTTTCTAAGCAATCTAATCAAAAAAGAAAACCCTAAAAAGCCTTTGAGTGATTTAAAAATTCTTGAACTAACTCAAAAAGAATTTCCAAGCGTGCAATTAGGGCGTAGAACCATCACAAAATACCGCATGCAACTTGGTATAGGAAGTTCTAGTGAGCGTAAAAAATTATATGAATTGATGTAG
- a CDS encoding YggS family pyridoxal phosphate-dependent enzyme, producing MKLESIFEKTIKQNVRLIAASKYVQDEQIRELFKQGIFEFGENQVQALALKKEKLQDLEIKWHFIGNLQSNKINLLVKQKPVLWQSCNGIKIAKAVDKRLEYKLDTLLEINTANESSKSGIEQNKAIEEYLQIQEECKNLNLVGIMCIGAMNEEKVQESFEQTFKIYENLQKHGAKICSMGMSGDFELAIKCGSNMVRLGSILFK from the coding sequence ATGAAATTAGAAAGCATTTTTGAAAAAACTATAAAGCAAAATGTGCGTTTAATAGCAGCTAGCAAGTATGTTCAAGATGAACAAATTCGAGAGCTTTTTAAGCAAGGAATTTTTGAATTTGGTGAAAATCAAGTCCAAGCTTTAGCTTTAAAAAAAGAAAAACTTCAAGATTTAGAAATCAAATGGCATTTTATAGGCAATCTTCAAAGTAATAAAATCAATCTTTTAGTCAAACAAAAACCTGTGCTTTGGCAATCTTGCAATGGCATTAAAATAGCTAAAGCAGTAGATAAAAGATTAGAGTATAAACTTGATACCTTACTTGAAATAAACACAGCAAATGAAAGCTCTAAAAGTGGTATAGAGCAAAATAAAGCCATAGAAGAATACTTACAAATTCAAGAAGAATGTAAAAATTTAAATTTAGTAGGCATAATGTGCATAGGTGCTATGAATGAGGAAAAAGTTCAAGAGAGTTTTGAGCAAACTTTTAAAATTTATGAAAATTTACAAAAACATGGAGCAAAAATTTGTTCTATGGGTATGAGCGGGGATTTTGAGCTAGCTATTAAATGTGGTTCAAATATGGTTAGATTAGGAAGTATTTTATTTAAATAA
- the tsaE gene encoding tRNA (adenosine(37)-N6)-threonylcarbamoyltransferase complex ATPase subunit type 1 TsaE: MREFVLAQNELDKLCEVLPKSGVVLLQGDLASGKTTLVQNYAQFLGVEKTLNSPTFSIMQEYDFQQGKMYHYDIYQEGFDGLLKNGLIENFFEEGLHLVEWGDEKLKKYLDKYQIFNIILQIIPYENKRKYIIHE; encoded by the coding sequence ATGAGAGAATTTGTTTTAGCACAAAATGAACTTGACAAACTTTGTGAAGTTTTACCTAAAAGTGGAGTTGTTTTATTGCAAGGTGATTTAGCAAGTGGTAAAACTACTTTGGTGCAAAATTATGCTCAATTTCTTGGAGTAGAAAAAACGCTTAATTCTCCTACATTTTCTATCATGCAAGAGTATGATTTTCAACAAGGTAAAATGTATCATTATGATATTTATCAAGAAGGTTTTGATGGACTTTTAAAAAATGGCTTGATTGAAAATTTTTTTGAAGAAGGTTTGCATTTAGTAGAGTGGGGTGATGAAAAATTAAAAAAATATTTAGATAAATATCAAATTTTTAATATAATTTTACAAATCATTCCTTATGAAAATAAAAGAAAGTATATAATACATGAGTAA
- the lptB gene encoding LPS export ABC transporter ATP-binding protein has protein sequence MSKLEARNLEKIIKKTKIIHDVSLEVQSGEVVGLLGPNGAGKTTSFYMICGLILPTSGQVFLDSQDITKEPLNKRAKLGIGYLPQESSVFKDLSVEDNLLLAAQMLYKDKKILDQKIEQMLELLSIEPIRHRKGLSLSGGERRRCEIARSLMCDPKFLLLDEPFAGVDPIAVSEIQSLIKDLKAMNIGVLITDHNVRETLAICDRAYVIRSGRLLASGNASEIANNEDVKKYYLGNEFRLE, from the coding sequence ATGAGTAAGCTAGAAGCTAGAAATTTAGAAAAAATCATTAAAAAAACAAAAATCATACACGATGTTTCGCTAGAAGTGCAAAGTGGAGAAGTTGTAGGACTTTTAGGGCCTAATGGAGCAGGAAAAACTACGAGTTTTTATATGATATGTGGGCTTATTTTACCAACAAGCGGACAGGTGTTTTTAGACTCACAAGATATCACAAAAGAACCGCTTAATAAAAGAGCAAAGCTTGGCATTGGGTATTTGCCTCAAGAAAGTAGTGTTTTTAAAGACTTAAGCGTGGAAGATAATTTACTTTTAGCTGCTCAAATGCTCTATAAAGACAAAAAAATACTAGATCAAAAAATAGAGCAAATGTTAGAATTATTAAGCATAGAGCCTATTAGACACAGAAAAGGTTTAAGTTTAAGTGGGGGCGAGAGAAGGCGTTGTGAAATAGCAAGATCTCTGATGTGTGATCCTAAATTTTTACTTTTAGATGAGCCTTTTGCTGGGGTTGATCCTATAGCAGTGAGTGAAATTCAAAGTTTAATTAAAGACTTAAAAGCAATGAATATAGGTGTTTTAATAACAGATCACAATGTAAGAGAAACTCTAGCAATTTGTGATAGAGCATATGTTATTAGAAGTGGAAGATTGCTAGCTAGTGGTAATGCAAGCGAGATAGCAAACAATGAAGATGTTAAAAAATATTATCTTGGAAATGAATTTAGACTTGAATAA